In Arachis hypogaea cultivar Tifrunner chromosome 7, arahy.Tifrunner.gnm2.J5K5, whole genome shotgun sequence, the genomic window CTTTTAACTATGTAAAGGTAAGACTTGATGCCAGTAtatcatgaaaaacagaaaaatgtaTGCAGAAAAACATAATGGAATAACAACTCCCTAAAGCTAGTCTTAATATTAGAATTAAGAATCTCATTTGGTTAAAGCTTAattatttattacttatttttattaCTGAAAAAGGATAAGAAGGCATGGTCTTGGTCCGAATTCAGGGAAATCCTGCAAGAAGCTTCCAATACCAAAAGTGTCATTGAACTCAAGCCATGTATTTGCCATGGATGGACCATAGCCAAGTGAGCCAACTCTTGTTCAATTAGATTCATTATGCTCAAAACACATGCTTGATAATGACACCTTTGTGATATCTAGAAGGCTATTGAACAATTTAGAGACAAAATGTTATCTTATTTCATATTGAGcaagcacaatggcgtcgtttgattcatgtagccgaccccacttagtggaacaaggctttgttgttgttgttgttgttgtttgttgttatTTCATATTGAGCAACTAGAGGGGGAGTGAGTATAATTATACTACACCTCACGGGTTAGTGTAATTTACCCAATTTTTTATTGTCTATTATGACTATCCTCAACTCTATAGACTGACTCAAGACAGCATCAAGGAGGGCAGCCCAAGGtttaaatccaaaaatatgtGATTGATGGTAACCCAAACATATTACAATTTGGGCTGCTATCTAGAAAAACAAGGCCTCAACTATTAGTCTATTATAGACCAAAGCATAGACAACACAGTTCAACCAAATGCCACTAGCTTGATAACATTGAACATCAATTCATTTACATCCTAATTCTACATCTACAAAAGCTAGAAGTTACTCAATTTGAATTGGTTCTGCCAGTGACACAAAACCAATGAGTACATAAATCATGTATTATATGTCTAAGTTGTCAACAGATTACTGCAAGACATAATCTATACATACACGTGGTTTTCGTAGTGAAGTGAAAACCATAACCACAATAAGCACTCCTCAATATCAAAAGCCCTTAGTTAGGTCAAATTTCAAAATATAGAATAAGAATGAAGTTGTAtttggcttgtgtttaaattcatttAATTTTGCTTGAAATAATGCATGATCTAAAAGCTTAATAAGGAAGATTGTTAAAACAAAGTGAATATTTTCCTTAAAATCATTATAATCCCAAGCATACTAAGTAAAACCCTAATTCAGGGATTTGCAAGGAAAGCTACAACTAAGGAAACTTTCTATTTGAGAGGCTTTTATTTTCCAAACCGTTTCTTAgccgaaaaaagaaaaagcaagctagGGAGTGGAAAAATGCAACCACCGAGAAGTCTAAAGACCATAATTCAAATTTTAACCTAAAAGGAAAACTGTAGAGGTAAAATGTTATAAGGAATTAAACTTGCGAAACTCAACATTCCCTTGCAAGTCTTAATTACTGTATTTAGTTCTTGTCCGATGACCAGGGAGGTCAACAAAGCAAGCAACGCTATCATAACCAAATTCCAGCAAAACAAGTCGCCGAGAAACTATaataccaaaaagaaagctcttGGTCTACTGGGGATAAGATGGTTGGTAATAATGTTGTAGACCATAACCACCATAGGCAGAGGCAGTACCATCATAATAACCAGATGGTACATGTGGCTCGGAAGAATTCAGATGAGAACCACTTTGACCAGGGTTCACACTGGGACCCATTGGGACACCAGCAAGACCATAAGGCCCAGTTGAAGCACCTTGGTAAGGTGAGATGCTTGGGGCTGGGGCCACCATGCCATAAGGCGTGGCTCTCATGTATGGATTTGAATTTTCTGGCAACAAACCTGTTGAATGGAAGTGAGGTTGTTGGTACTGATGGATGGTTGAACCAGCACTGTTGACATTATTCAGGACTGCTGCTGGCCCAGCTGGAGCAGACATTCGAGGACGCTTGTTTCCACTATGTTGCTGCTTATGCTGGGGAGGCTTTCTAGCAAAAGCTGGTGTGGAATGCTTTACATTTGGCTTCTGCTTCTTCAATTGCTCTATACGCTGTTCAAGGCCTGCACGTGGATATTCAGCATCAAGGTTATGATTCTCGATAACCTTGATTACTGATTTCAGCGCGTGGATTTCTCTAGCTGTGATCTCACCCTGTAAAAACACCATAATAAGTGTAATAAGAACCGACACCATGCACCATGCAACACAATCAATCAAGGATGAGGCACACATACCATTGACTTCCCTTCCTCAGAAAGTCTTCGAGCAAGTTTTTGAGACTCACTGAGATAAGCTTCCAATATGGGAACCGGTTGTATCTTATCAGTAAGGTTAAACTCAAAAACATACTTCACAGCCAGAATATGTTTGCCCTTATCTATAAGCTTCTGAACAAGAGCTGCAAAACACACATACACAGTGTCTTCCACATTAAAAACCACCAAAATGGTGACATTGGAAATCTAATATCAGTCCTGTCACTATCTCAAATTACAAGCTCACGTCCATTTTCCAAAAGCTAAAGGAAACAATGACATACACAGTTAGTATTACTGCAACTACTGAAAATCTAACATGTTCCAGAACCTATGATGCCCAAACACTTCCTTTTTGTTCAACTACGCATATCGAATGTGCATATGCATCAAATACTAACATTTTAAACTTCTTACATTGTCAATAACTTCTTCATAAATTTCAGAATATACCTATGGTACCATATATGCAGCATAGTATACCACTAGTTTAAAGCAAAAAATGGAAACAAAACACAATAAAAAGCCATCGGAAGCTCGAATAAAACCTCACCAGGAACCTTCTCGGTCAAACCAATGATCTGGTACAGCTCAGGGAGCTCATCATTAGCAGCAGCCATAGCCGAGAAAGTGGCAAGCTCATTCAGTGTCAGCTCAGGAAGCAAACTATAAGCAGCCGCAAAATGCAAGAAAGCCATTGCGCCCACTGCATCACCACCAGCACCATTCTCACTCaccaagcttcctttccaatcatcAGCaatcttcttcgccttcttcttcACTTTGTCACTCAGATTGGGACCCACAGCCCTCAGCTGCTGGAACAACACATTGCAACTCCTCTTCATTTTCTTCATTTCCAAAGTATACCTAGCCGCAACTTCACCACCAAAAATCCCATCCATGGAAGCCAGAACCATATCAGCAGGATCAGGTGCAAGCTTCAACGCAGTCCTAAGCTCAGCTTTGATCACAGCCTTGTCCCTCATATTCTCCCCAATGTAATCCCTCAACGCTTTCCCATTCATGCTCTTGCACAATGCACATAGCGCTTCGGCATGGCTCTTCGCACCAGAAGGAACGTTCTCGGTGGTGCGAATTGGATCTGAAGAGGAGGAAGGATCGTTGGGTAGTGAGGGAAAGTGTGTAACTTTGGGGTTTTGGTCAGAGGAAGACGGTGATGGTGATGGTtcgttaggattaggattattaaggttagggttagggttagggttcttGGTTTGTTGTTGAGATTCGAGAGATTGAAGGTGGAGGAAGCGTTGAGAGAGGGAGTCGTGTAGGGAAGTGAAATGGGAATCGAGTTGGTGccatgagagagggagaggaagagaaggaggagaagaagaagaagaagaagagaagagttgAGAGTGAGAATGAAGAAGATCATCGAAGGCTTTCTTGAGGTTCTGTTTCTTTGAATCAACGAGTTCCAAAGCTGCTGAAATCGTTTTCAATGTCgccattcttttcttcttcttttcttccttgctTATTATTAGAGACACACAAATTTTataagattaataaaaaaattataattaatataactttttaaaagaaaatgtgttgagaaaggggaaaaaaagaaaaaaaatggaagaaggagaagaagacatCAAGatgttgaaaaagagaagagaaaaatttttttaaacaaaaaaatagaagaagaatatcGATctcatttttaatctttttttggaTTATTTGTTCAATTCATACTaataagaaaataacaaaaatattatgtgaATTCAGAAAATTTTGTTTCTCATGAGCTTTTTTTTTTCGATGAACTTGTTTCTCATGAGCTAATGTgcccaaaaacataaaaaacattTTTGGTTGGCTGCAACTTTAGGCTTAATCCAAAAATTGGACCCAAATGGATTTCAATTTATTGTCCCATACTTTACTGACTCTTTTATAGCTCAAATTACAAAACCAAAAATTATTGattatattttcatctttgattttataaattaaaatcaagTCTTTAATTGGATGATATCCGATGTTGCTGCAACTAGAATAAAAGTCGAAAATATTGATCAAGCTATGATTTTGTTGACGTTATTATATCTGTCATATGATCATTTCTGTAATATCATGTTATATGATAAATCTGAAATTACAGTGCAAAATATTAAAGATGtactattgaaaaaaataaaaaattagtatctGAATTCAATACAGACAATCCTACCAATGAGTTGTTTATAACCAGAGGTCGTAGTTAAGAAAAAAGATCCATAAGCTCAAGCAAGAGTAGATTGAAATCAAGCACAAATTTATAAAGTGCTTCTATCGTCACCAATTAGAATACATTAGAAGAAATTATCTACAACgaaagaaaaaaccaaaaaactcTTTTAACATAATAATTGATTGTTTTAGAGATAGTGATATTGGTTCTCCTCTAATTGTATTCACTGGTAACTACGAAGATAAATAGATCATAAATTTTAGTGCATCATTTCACATGACACCTaacaaagatatttttattttctacagaaataaagatagaaatacccACCTAGGAGACAATATAGGTGAAGGATAAGTTATAATCAAATCATATGATGAAACTAATACGTTACTCTATACATGGCACGTACCAAGactagaaaaaatttgattttattgagcACCACAGTTAAAAATGGGTAGAAATTCATAGGCGAGGAAGATTTCTTGAAGATATTCAAAGGTTTGATGGCGGTGATGAAAGAAAAGTTACACGAATGGACCTACATATTGCAGAAAAGTATAATAAGCGGAAGTGTTGCTATTCTATCCTCTGAGAAGAATGATAATGATACTACACTATGGTTCCACCTGAGTCTTGATCACATGAGTAAAAAAGGAATGTCTATATTTGCTAACAGAGGCTTGTTAAAAGGCTTTAAGAGTTGTAAACTTGGTTTCTATGAAAACTATATTTTTGGAAAGCAGAAATGAGTAAAGTTCAGCACTGGAAAACACAATGcaataaaatattagaatatattcATTCATATGTGTGGAACACCACAGCAAAACGGAGTTGCAAAACAAATGAACAGA contains:
- the LOC112701880 gene encoding FRIGIDA-like protein 1 encodes the protein MATLKTISAALELVDSKKQNLKKAFDDLLHSHSQLFSSSSSSSPPSLPLPLSWHQLDSHFTSLHDSLSQRFLHLQSLESQQQTKNPNPNPNLNNPNPNEPSPSPSSSDQNPKVTHFPSLPNDPSSSSDPIRTTENVPSGAKSHAEALCALCKSMNGKALRDYIGENMRDKAVIKAELRTALKLAPDPADMVLASMDGIFGGEVAARYTLEMKKMKRSCNVLFQQLRAVGPNLSDKVKKKAKKIADDWKGSLVSENGAGGDAVGAMAFLHFAAAYSLLPELTLNELATFSAMAAANDELPELYQIIGLTEKVPALVQKLIDKGKHILAVKYVFEFNLTDKIQPVPILEAYLSESQKLARRLSEEGKSMGEITAREIHALKSVIKVIENHNLDAEYPRAGLEQRIEQLKKQKPNVKHSTPAFARKPPQHKQQHSGNKRPRMSAPAGPAAVLNNVNSAGSTIHQYQQPHFHSTGLLPENSNPYMRATPYGMVAPAPSISPYQGASTGPYGLAGVPMGPSVNPGQSGSHLNSSEPHVPSGYYDGTASAYGGYGLQHYYQPSYPQ